In Prosthecobacter sp., one genomic interval encodes:
- a CDS encoding sulfite exporter TauE/SafE family protein, with protein MQSIDTSAAAFLAGLVTSVHCVAMCGPLSCSWAVTAKSGASNFMRDTGLYHAGRLVSYAVVGSIAGMIGIMPLSFFQHGAGIVLPWLLVIAFAIVGMGLETYLPKPQFLRAGVRRIQSFAFRMPGAARAGLLGFATPLLPCGPLYLMFALAMANGSAIKGAEFAFAFGLGTLPLLWIAQTQLHLIGGKVQPQTMRKIQRTLAFTAALIMAWRLRGTLDFGSDAIPSCCHAVM; from the coding sequence ATGCAGTCCATTGATACCAGCGCCGCCGCCTTTCTGGCCGGACTCGTCACCAGCGTCCACTGCGTGGCCATGTGCGGTCCGTTGTCCTGCTCCTGGGCGGTCACCGCCAAGTCTGGTGCGTCCAATTTCATGCGCGACACCGGCCTGTATCATGCCGGGAGGCTTGTTTCGTATGCCGTCGTCGGTTCCATCGCCGGTATGATAGGCATCATGCCCCTGAGCTTCTTCCAGCATGGTGCAGGCATCGTTTTGCCCTGGCTGCTCGTCATCGCCTTCGCCATCGTCGGCATGGGTTTGGAGACCTATCTGCCGAAGCCGCAATTCCTCCGCGCCGGAGTCCGCCGCATTCAGAGTTTCGCCTTCCGCATGCCAGGTGCCGCACGGGCTGGCCTGCTCGGCTTCGCCACACCACTGCTGCCCTGCGGCCCGCTTTATCTGATGTTCGCCCTCGCCATGGCCAACGGCTCCGCCATCAAAGGCGCCGAATTCGCCTTCGCCTTCGGTCTCGGCACGCTCCCACTCCTCTGGATCGCTCAAACCCAGCTCCACCTCATCGGTGGCAAAGTGCAGCCTCAGACCATGCGCAAAATCCAGCGCACCCTCGCCTTCACCGCCGCCCTCATCATGGCCTGGCGTCTTCGTGGCACCCTCGATTTCGGCAGCGACGCAATTCCAAGCTGCTGCCACGCGGTGATGTGA
- the creC gene encoding two-component system sensor histidine kinase CreC, whose amino-acid sequence MSLTARFLLGFALVASVGLFVLFSQLIHRVERQYFEAVEEPMVDVANILAEIFAADAKNGVLEPQAVEKAIRAAQQRQLNAQIYNRTKTQVDMQVYVTDAQGRVLFDSAGIETPGTISNHRDVNLTLMGEYGARSSRTSEYDPLSVVMYVGAPIRQNDRTLGMLSVAKPQRGVLAFVWETERWLKWSIVTTVVLMLLGIYLAARWATRPLDDLSRHALAVSRGERSTSPHMPGHQMKTLATALEDMRDALEGREYVENYVQSLTHELKSPVAAILGASEILQGDVPEPKRARFLQNIRSEAGRLRDLLERLLHLAAIEKQKTLENREPVNLHEMLYRAWDHHALIAAGREVSLQREMTGDHVIQGDPWLIELAVSNLIQNAIDFAPKGSAISVRSYRFDSNVVIEIEDRGPGIPDYARERVFERFYSLPRPDTGKKSTGLGLCFVKEVAELHGGSVELTNLESGPGAKAMLILAA is encoded by the coding sequence ATGAGCCTGACCGCACGTTTCCTTCTCGGTTTCGCGCTCGTGGCCAGTGTGGGGCTGTTTGTGCTGTTCTCGCAGCTCATTCATCGAGTCGAGCGGCAGTATTTCGAGGCGGTGGAGGAGCCGATGGTCGATGTGGCGAACATCCTGGCCGAAATCTTCGCTGCCGATGCGAAGAACGGCGTTTTGGAACCGCAGGCCGTCGAAAAGGCCATCCGCGCCGCGCAACAGCGCCAGCTCAACGCGCAAATCTACAATCGCACCAAGACGCAGGTGGACATGCAGGTCTATGTCACTGATGCGCAAGGACGTGTGCTGTTCGACTCCGCCGGCATCGAGACGCCCGGAACGATCTCCAATCATCGCGATGTGAATCTCACGTTGATGGGCGAATACGGCGCACGCTCCTCTCGCACCAGTGAATACGACCCTCTTTCCGTCGTGATGTATGTCGGCGCGCCGATCCGGCAAAACGACCGAACCCTCGGCATGCTCAGTGTCGCCAAGCCGCAACGCGGCGTCCTCGCTTTTGTGTGGGAGACGGAGCGCTGGCTGAAATGGTCCATCGTCACCACCGTCGTCCTCATGCTGCTGGGCATCTACCTTGCTGCCCGCTGGGCCACCCGGCCGCTGGATGATCTGTCGCGCCATGCGCTCGCGGTGAGCCGTGGCGAGCGATCCACTTCGCCGCACATGCCGGGCCATCAAATGAAGACGCTTGCAACGGCGCTCGAAGACATGCGCGATGCGCTCGAAGGCCGCGAATACGTTGAGAACTACGTCCAGAGTCTCACGCACGAACTGAAAAGCCCCGTCGCCGCCATCCTTGGCGCCAGCGAGATTCTGCAAGGCGATGTGCCCGAGCCGAAGCGCGCCCGCTTTCTGCAAAACATCCGATCCGAAGCCGGGAGACTGCGTGACCTGCTGGAACGCCTGCTGCACCTCGCCGCGATAGAGAAGCAGAAAACGCTCGAAAATCGCGAGCCGGTAAACCTTCATGAGATGCTGTACCGCGCATGGGATCATCATGCGCTCATCGCTGCGGGCCGTGAAGTCAGCCTGCAACGTGAAATGACCGGCGATCACGTCATTCAAGGCGATCCGTGGCTCATCGAGCTGGCCGTGAGCAATCTCATCCAAAACGCCATCGACTTTGCGCCGAAAGGAAGCGCGATCAGCGTCCGCAGCTACCGCTTCGACTCGAATGTAGTGATCGAGATCGAGGATCGCGGCCCCGGCATTCCCGATTATGCGCGTGAGCGTGTGTTCGAGCGCTTCTACTCGCTGCCGCGCCCCGACACCGGCAAAAAGAGCACCGGCCTCGGCCTGTGCTTCGTCAAGGAAGTCGCGGAACTACATGGTGGCAGCGTGGAACTGACAAATCTTGAAAGCGGGCCGGGTGCGAAGGCGATGTTGATTCTTGCTGCCTAG
- a CDS encoding cbb3-type cytochrome c oxidase N-terminal domain-containing protein, with amino-acid sequence MTPQSPNNGPVLRDHTYDGIQEYDQKLPNWWLFTWYITMVWFVIAWVAYYQLSLGESGEEQVDKALANIQAVQLKELEKLTDDKLWAMSQDDKIVGAGAATFATTCVACHAPDLSAHINGVKLPGQPLNDTEWKHGGNPLQLLSIVRKGAPDLTKGMPPWEPQLGLNRVVEVVAFILSKHKQGEPITLSADSPLKK; translated from the coding sequence ATGACACCCCAATCTCCCAACAACGGCCCCGTTCTCCGTGACCACACCTATGACGGCATTCAGGAGTACGATCAGAAACTGCCGAACTGGTGGCTCTTCACCTGGTACATCACCATGGTGTGGTTTGTGATCGCCTGGGTGGCCTACTACCAGCTCAGCCTCGGTGAATCCGGCGAGGAGCAGGTGGACAAGGCTCTCGCCAACATCCAGGCCGTCCAGCTCAAAGAGCTCGAAAAGCTCACTGACGACAAGCTCTGGGCCATGTCTCAGGACGACAAGATCGTGGGGGCCGGTGCCGCTACCTTTGCCACCACCTGCGTGGCTTGCCATGCGCCGGATCTCTCCGCACACATCAACGGCGTCAAGCTTCCTGGCCAGCCGCTCAACGACACCGAATGGAAACACGGCGGCAATCCGTTGCAGCTTCTCAGCATTGTCCGCAAAGGCGCGCCTGATCTCACCAAGGGCATGCCGCCATGGGAGCCGCAGCTCGGCCTGAATCGTGTGGTTGAAGTCGTCGCTTTCATTCTCAGCAAGCACAAGCAGGGCGAGCCCATCACGCTCTCCGCAGATTCACCTTTGAAGAAATAA
- a CDS encoding inner membrane CreD family protein → MKLTHLIAIAVIFICTSIAWWLLGGVIMHRTNHVSYQTGDSVSGRWGPPLLQKHPSARYTSSNGSKVMLQPAKSDVQVKLAYQPVKMGLLWHRTYGVQFEGAYTFTNTTAITQTLDIDIELPSGNTLLDKINFTLGTGEKARRSVAAPEQGVITDSVQLAPGESIPVTVSYECRGMDQWRYAFADASRIRDFTLTMNTDFSDVNFPISSPTDRKPAGEGMQLVWKYEDAISAPGIGMEMPRELNAGPVASQISFYAPLSLLLFFMVVIITVISRGVSLHPVNYFFLAAGFFAFPLLFSYMLDVVPVHLSFVIAALASLLLVCGYLRAVAGEFIFRVAVVAQTAYMVLFSYSFFFKGLTGLTLTVGGIVTLGVLMALTAKVDWSQKLGAVSPRLA, encoded by the coding sequence ATGAAACTCACCCACCTCATCGCCATCGCCGTCATTTTCATCTGCACCAGCATCGCCTGGTGGCTCCTCGGCGGCGTCATCATGCACCGCACGAACCACGTCTCCTATCAAACGGGCGACAGCGTCAGCGGCCGCTGGGGGCCGCCACTGTTGCAAAAGCATCCCTCCGCGCGCTACACCTCGTCCAACGGCTCCAAAGTCATGCTTCAGCCTGCGAAAAGCGACGTGCAGGTCAAACTTGCCTACCAGCCGGTCAAAATGGGTCTGCTCTGGCACCGCACCTACGGCGTGCAGTTCGAAGGCGCTTACACCTTCACCAACACCACTGCCATCACCCAGACCTTGGACATCGACATTGAGCTGCCCTCCGGCAACACGCTGCTCGACAAGATCAACTTCACCCTCGGCACCGGCGAAAAAGCCCGCCGCTCAGTCGCCGCTCCCGAGCAAGGCGTCATCACCGACAGCGTGCAGCTTGCCCCTGGCGAAAGCATTCCCGTCACTGTGAGCTACGAATGCCGTGGCATGGATCAATGGCGCTACGCTTTTGCCGATGCCAGCCGCATCCGCGACTTCACGCTGACCATGAACACCGATTTCAGCGACGTGAACTTCCCCATCAGCTCACCCACCGATCGCAAGCCGGCAGGTGAGGGCATGCAGCTTGTTTGGAAATACGAAGACGCCATCTCCGCCCCCGGCATCGGCATGGAAATGCCGCGCGAGCTGAACGCCGGCCCCGTGGCATCGCAGATCTCGTTTTATGCGCCGCTTTCGCTGCTGCTGTTTTTCATGGTCGTCATCATCACCGTCATCTCACGCGGCGTGTCACTTCATCCGGTGAACTACTTCTTCCTCGCCGCCGGATTCTTCGCCTTCCCGCTGCTGTTCTCTTACATGCTTGATGTCGTCCCGGTGCATCTGAGCTTCGTCATCGCCGCGCTCGCCTCCTTGCTGCTCGTGTGCGGCTACCTGCGTGCTGTCGCAGGAGAATTTATCTTCCGCGTCGCCGTTGTCGCCCAAACCGCCTACATGGTGCTGTTCAGCTACAGCTTCTTTTTCAAAGGCCTCACCGGGCTCACTCTCACCGTTGGCGGCATCGTCACGCTCGGCGTTTTGATGGCCCTTACCGCCAAAGTGGACTGGAGTCAGAAACTCGGCGCGGTTTCGCCAAGACTTGCTTGA
- the creB gene encoding two-component system response regulator CreB gives MPTRILVVEDEPSICENVVYALEADGFAVTTATTGRDALEQMKSQTFDLIILDVGLPDMTGFEVCQTIRKTQSLPILFLTARSSEVDRVVGLEIGGDDYVVKPFSPRELVARVRAILRRVSATPLPPNGHDASIPLVIDDVRCQAIYFGTALNLSRYEFRMLKAFAAHPGRVFSREQLMDHASEEPDASMERTVDTHIKTLRSRMRGVRSAIDPIVTHRGMGYSLLETWPDA, from the coding sequence ATGCCCACTCGCATCCTCGTCGTCGAAGACGAACCCTCCATCTGCGAAAACGTCGTCTATGCCCTCGAAGCCGATGGATTCGCGGTTACGACCGCCACCACGGGTCGCGACGCGTTGGAGCAGATGAAGTCGCAGACCTTCGATCTCATCATCCTCGATGTCGGTCTGCCGGACATGACGGGCTTCGAGGTGTGCCAAACGATCCGCAAGACACAGTCGTTGCCGATTCTCTTTCTCACCGCACGCTCCAGCGAAGTGGATCGTGTGGTGGGTTTGGAGATCGGGGGCGATGACTACGTCGTGAAACCTTTCAGCCCGCGCGAACTCGTCGCCCGCGTGCGTGCGATCCTGCGGCGTGTTTCAGCCACACCGCTGCCGCCGAACGGCCACGACGCCTCCATCCCGCTCGTCATCGACGACGTGCGCTGCCAGGCCATCTACTTTGGCACCGCCTTGAATCTCTCGCGTTATGAGTTCCGCATGCTGAAGGCCTTCGCCGCGCATCCGGGCCGCGTGTTCAGCCGCGAACAGCTCATGGATCACGCGTCCGAAGAACCAGACGCCTCCATGGAACGCACGGTGGACACGCACATCAAAACCCTGCGCTCCCGCATGCGCGGGGTGCGGTCGGCCATTGATCCCATCGTCACGCATCGCGGCATGGGCTACTCGTTGCTCGAAACCTGGCCTGACGCATGA
- the ccoG gene encoding cytochrome c oxidase accessory protein CcoG, producing MKPSTPTLDSLSTIHADGSRKFVQPSDVHGPFTFWRRVAALVLLVIYVALPWIPVNGFPAVFLDVQERRFHFFGLTLATQDLWIGFFLVTGLAFSLFYVTSLFGRVWCGWTCPYTVFMEQLYRRVERWIDGDGPARRQLEDAPWTASKIARRVFKHGIFILISAVIAHIFLSYFVSIKSLYEMMQHSPAHHAKAFGVVLFLTGALYFSFSWFREQFCIILCPYGRLQSALTDDNSVVIGYDKKRGEPRGKATVEKPAGDCIDCRRCVQVCPTGIDIRNGLQLECIGCAACVDACDDIMTKLKRPKGLVRYDSFIGLQGGKTRLVRPRTIFYTLMLVVGAVAFSFAITRISPLRASVVRMGGASFYVDAGVIRNQFQLRIINKRNAESTYKIELVGAVPASLKIIGVDQTITLPPMGEDLKTLVLTLPQADFKEHFKFRIKVTDAARGDSSETRVMEYLGPDPKAPPAAALNAKDFIR from the coding sequence ATGAAACCCAGCACCCCCACACTCGACTCACTCTCCACCATCCACGCCGACGGTTCGCGCAAATTCGTTCAACCGTCGGATGTTCATGGCCCCTTCACTTTCTGGAGACGAGTCGCGGCGCTGGTGCTGCTGGTCATCTATGTGGCGCTGCCGTGGATTCCGGTGAACGGCTTTCCCGCCGTCTTTCTCGATGTGCAGGAGCGCCGTTTCCATTTCTTTGGCCTCACGCTCGCCACCCAGGATCTCTGGATCGGCTTCTTCCTCGTCACCGGCCTCGCCTTTTCACTCTTCTACGTCACCTCGCTCTTCGGTCGCGTCTGGTGCGGCTGGACCTGCCCCTACACCGTGTTCATGGAGCAGCTCTATCGCCGCGTGGAGCGCTGGATCGACGGCGACGGCCCTGCGCGCCGCCAGCTCGAAGACGCGCCCTGGACGGCCTCCAAGATCGCCCGCCGTGTGTTCAAGCACGGGATCTTCATCCTCATCTCCGCCGTCATCGCCCACATCTTCCTCAGCTACTTTGTTTCGATCAAGTCGCTCTATGAGATGATGCAGCACTCGCCCGCGCATCATGCCAAGGCCTTCGGCGTCGTGCTCTTCCTCACCGGCGCGTTGTATTTCTCATTCAGTTGGTTCCGTGAGCAGTTCTGCATCATTCTCTGCCCCTATGGCCGCCTTCAATCCGCGCTCACGGACGACAACTCCGTAGTCATCGGCTACGACAAAAAACGCGGTGAGCCGCGTGGCAAAGCCACCGTCGAAAAACCGGCCGGCGATTGCATCGACTGCCGCCGCTGCGTGCAGGTCTGCCCCACCGGCATCGACATCCGCAACGGTCTCCAGTTGGAGTGCATCGGTTGCGCCGCCTGTGTCGATGCCTGCGACGACATCATGACCAAGCTCAAGCGTCCGAAAGGGCTCGTGCGCTACGACTCCTTCATCGGCCTCCAGGGCGGAAAAACACGGCTCGTTCGTCCTCGCACCATCTTCTACACCCTCATGCTGGTCGTCGGGGCAGTCGCCTTCAGCTTCGCCATCACGCGCATCTCGCCGCTGCGGGCCAGCGTCGTGCGCATGGGCGGGGCTTCGTTCTACGTCGATGCCGGAGTCATCCGCAATCAGTTCCAGCTCCGCATCATCAACAAGCGCAATGCCGAGTCCACCTACAAGATCGAACTCGTCGGTGCTGTGCCGGCTTCCTTGAAGATCATCGGTGTCGATCAAACCATCACGCTCCCGCCCATGGGCGAGGATTTGAAGACCCTCGTGCTCACCCTGCCGCAGGCCGACTTCAAAGAGCACTTCAAGTTCCGCATCAAAGTCACAGATGCCGCTCGTGGCGACAGCAGCGAGACCCGCGTCATGGAATACCTCGGCCCCGATCCGAAGGCCCCGCCTGCCGCTGCGCTCAACGCCAAAGACTTCATCCGCTAA
- the ccoN gene encoding cytochrome-c oxidase, cbb3-type subunit I translates to MTTNASKITIEFDDRTVRRFMIASIIWGIVGMLAGVFIASQLNFHQLNLASWLSFGRLRPLHTNAVIFAFVGNMMFAGIYYSTQRLCKARTASDMLSNIHFWGWQLIIVAAAITLPLGLTRGQEYAELIWPINIAVALIWVVFSVNFFWTLAKRNEPSLYVALWFYIATIITIAMLYIVNHLSIPTSWTHSYTIFAGVQNGLVQWWYGHNAVAFFLTTPILGIMYYFLPKAAERPVYSYRLSIVHFWSLVFIYIWAGPHHLLNTALPKWLQMLGTFFSLMLWAPSWGGMLNGLLTLRGAWDKLRTDPVIKFFVAAVTFYGMSTFEGPLLSIRAVNALSHYSDWTIGHVHAGAMGWNGFMAAGMFYWLTPRLYGAKLYSTSWANFHFWIGTIGILIYVAAMWWSGIMQGLMLNATTPDGLALVYPNFIDTLTSIRFLMGFRIIGGSLYLAGMILMGVNIWLTIRKGSPVNETREVAVIERTQRDTMSLKETFLNDPIACMFAGLLLVLAWLFLPPGADIAALVCAGVFAVLAVKRFQTGHNRWSQWYESLLHNWLPFTVLTFVAVALGGLIQIIPTVMVNRATNVEDRIQQPYTPLELAGRDIYVSEGCYNCHSQMIRTMLPDVLRYGDYSRLGESIYDHPFQWGSKRTGPDLAREGGKYPHSWHYDHMKDPRSISVGSNMPPYTHLFTEKFDQKTLWKKIAVMTQLGVPYPAMTDTEVKTKAVEQGIQIVKDLETQGRSGALPDTKIVAIIAYLQKLGKFDVPDLEGKLRGTPAGIPFPLKPGIPDGYRSSSVTK, encoded by the coding sequence ATGACCACCAACGCCTCCAAGATCACCATCGAGTTCGATGACCGCACCGTCCGGCGCTTCATGATTGCCTCCATCATCTGGGGCATCGTGGGCATGCTGGCGGGCGTCTTCATCGCCTCGCAGTTGAACTTCCATCAGCTCAATCTGGCCTCCTGGCTCAGTTTTGGCCGTCTGCGTCCGCTGCACACGAACGCGGTGATCTTCGCCTTCGTGGGGAACATGATGTTCGCTGGCATCTACTACTCGACGCAGCGTCTGTGCAAGGCGCGTACGGCGTCGGATATGCTCTCCAACATCCACTTCTGGGGCTGGCAGCTCATCATTGTGGCGGCGGCGATCACGCTGCCGCTGGGGCTCACGCGTGGTCAGGAATACGCCGAACTGATCTGGCCGATCAACATCGCCGTGGCGCTGATCTGGGTCGTCTTTTCTGTGAACTTCTTCTGGACGCTGGCGAAACGCAACGAGCCCTCCCTCTACGTGGCGCTGTGGTTCTACATCGCCACCATCATCACCATCGCGATGCTTTACATCGTGAACCATCTGTCGATCCCGACGAGCTGGACGCACAGCTACACGATCTTTGCCGGGGTGCAGAACGGGCTGGTGCAGTGGTGGTACGGGCACAACGCCGTGGCCTTCTTCCTCACGACGCCGATTCTGGGCATCATGTACTACTTCCTGCCGAAGGCGGCGGAGCGTCCGGTGTATTCCTACCGTCTGTCCATCGTTCACTTCTGGTCGCTGGTGTTCATCTACATCTGGGCCGGCCCGCACCACCTGCTGAATACCGCGCTGCCGAAATGGCTGCAGATGCTGGGCACGTTTTTCAGCCTCATGCTGTGGGCGCCGAGCTGGGGCGGCATGCTCAACGGCCTTCTCACGCTGCGTGGCGCGTGGGACAAGCTGCGCACCGATCCCGTGATCAAGTTCTTCGTCGCCGCCGTTACGTTTTACGGCATGTCCACCTTTGAAGGGCCGCTGCTCTCCATCCGTGCGGTCAATGCGCTCTCGCATTACTCGGACTGGACCATCGGCCATGTGCATGCCGGTGCGATGGGCTGGAACGGCTTCATGGCCGCGGGCATGTTCTACTGGCTCACGCCTAGGCTCTACGGCGCGAAGCTGTACTCGACGAGCTGGGCGAACTTCCACTTCTGGATCGGCACCATCGGCATCCTGATTTATGTCGCTGCGATGTGGTGGTCAGGAATCATGCAGGGCCTCATGCTGAATGCCACCACGCCTGACGGTCTGGCGCTGGTCTATCCGAACTTCATCGACACGCTGACCTCCATCCGCTTCTTGATGGGCTTCCGCATCATCGGCGGTTCCCTCTACCTGGCGGGCATGATCCTCATGGGCGTCAACATCTGGCTGACCATCCGCAAGGGCAGCCCGGTGAACGAGACCCGCGAAGTGGCCGTCATCGAACGCACGCAGCGCGACACGATGAGCCTGAAGGAGACCTTCCTCAATGATCCGATCGCCTGCATGTTCGCCGGGCTCCTTCTGGTGCTTGCCTGGCTCTTCCTGCCGCCCGGTGCCGACATCGCCGCGCTGGTTTGCGCGGGTGTGTTTGCTGTGCTGGCGGTGAAGCGGTTTCAAACGGGTCACAACCGCTGGTCGCAGTGGTATGAAAGCCTGCTGCACAACTGGCTGCCCTTCACGGTGCTCACCTTTGTGGCAGTGGCTCTCGGCGGTCTCATCCAGATCATCCCCACGGTCATGGTCAATCGTGCCACCAACGTCGAAGACCGCATCCAGCAGCCCTACACGCCGCTCGAACTCGCCGGACGTGACATCTACGTCAGCGAAGGTTGTTACAACTGCCACTCGCAAATGATCCGCACCATGCTGCCGGACGTGCTGCGCTACGGTGACTACAGCCGCCTCGGTGAGAGCATCTACGATCATCCCTTCCAATGGGGATCGAAGCGCACCGGTCCCGATCTCGCCCGCGAAGGCGGCAAATACCCACATAGCTGGCATTACGACCACATGAAGGATCCGCGCTCGATCTCGGTCGGCTCCAACATGCCGCCCTACACGCATCTCTTCACCGAGAAGTTCGACCAGAAGACGCTGTGGAAGAAGATCGCCGTCATGACGCAGCTTGGCGTTCCTTATCCAGCGATGACCGACACCGAGGTGAAGACCAAGGCGGTCGAGCAGGGCATCCAGATCGTCAAGGATCTCGAGACCCAGGGCCGCAGCGGTGCCCTGCCGGACACGAAGATCGTCGCCATCATCGCCTACCTGCAGAAACTCGGGAAATTCGACGTGCCAGATCTTGAGGGGAAACTCAGAGGCACACCAGCAGGCATACCGTTCCCGCTGAAACCCGGCATCCCTGACGGTTACCGCAGCTCCTCCGTCACGAAATAA